From Tripterygium wilfordii isolate XIE 37 chromosome 16, ASM1340144v1, whole genome shotgun sequence, one genomic window encodes:
- the LOC119980760 gene encoding probable calcium-binding protein CML17, which produces MRSSEPKKKIIYFTAPQVKLDDEQIAELREIFRSFDRNNDGSLTQLELGSLLRSLGLKPSPDQLETLIQKADTNSNGLIEFSEFVALVSPEFLPAKSPYSEEQLRQLFRMFDRDGNGFITAAELAHSMAKLGHALTSEELTGMIKEADTDGDGRISFQEFSNAITSAAFDNSWA; this is translated from the exons ATGAGATCTTCAGAACCAAAGAAAAAGATCATTTACTTTACTG CACCTCAAGTGAAGCTAGATGATGAGCAGATCGCAGAGCTTCGAGAGATTTTCAGGTCTTTCGATCGCAACAATGATGGAAGCCTAACACAGCTCGAGTTAGGATCTCTATTAAGGTCTCTCGGGCTAAAACCGAGCCCTGACCAGCTCGAAACCCTTATTCAAAAGGCTGATACAAACAGTAATGGTCTCATTGAGTTCTCGGAGTTTGTGGCCTTAGTGTCGCCGGAGTTTCTTCCGGCCAAGTCACCGTACAGTGAGGAGCAGCTGAGGCAACTGTTTAGGATGTTTGATAGAGATGGAAATGGATTTATCACCGCGGCCGAGTTGGCACATTCTATGGCTAAGTTGGGGCATGCTCTCACCTCCGAGGAGTTGACCGGGATGATCAAGGAGGCCGATACGGATGGCGATGGGAGGATAAGTTTTCAGGAGTTCTCAAATGCAATCACATCTGCTGCTTTTGATAATTCCTGGGCTTAA
- the LOC119981452 gene encoding uncharacterized protein LOC119981452, with protein MVLWEITLATAYFLGIKRTYKLALKIQRRVITPKHPKIRQFVQRRIRAVFDVAVRVHQNIQQRDIEVGRNLGNWILRWLDRMKPSAQIRGPVKVIDGNRNVTMTKQATNPSQVKSNGGTQTSRNGNSDRHLFTSSANLLAKPFPAISMMIRRPRPAGNMTHFRHFSTWGPDMLKSNHGRQGLEGVFRKDIMQWMLRN; from the exons ATGGTGCTATGGGAGATCACATTGGCAACTGCGTACTTCTTGGGGATTAAACGGACTTACAAACTCGCTTTGAAGATCCAACGCCGCGTTATCACCCCTAAACACCCCAAGATCCGTCAGTTTGTTCAAAG ACGCATACGTGCGGTTTTTGATGTAGCTGTCAGGGTTCACCAGAACATACAACAGAGAGACATAGAGGTTGGTCGGAATCTTGGTAATTGGATTCTGCGATGGCTTGACCGAATGAAACCATCTGCTCAGATCCGTGGTCCTGTGAAAGTCATTGATGGAAACCGGAATGTGACCATGACAAAGCAGGCAACTAACCCCTCACAGGTGAAAAGTAATGGGGGCACCCAAACATCTAGAAATGGCAACTCTGATAGGCATCTATTTACATCATCGGCCAATCTGTTGGCTAAACCATTTCCTGCCATTTCAATGATGATTAGACGTCCACGGCCTGCTGGAAATATGACCCATTTTCGGCACTTCTCCACATGGGGACCTGACATGTTGAAGTCAAACCATGGAAGACAAGGATTGGAAGGAGTTTTTCGAAAGGACATAATGCAGTGGATGCTGCGGAATTGA
- the LOC119981300 gene encoding binding partner of ACD11 1-like isoform X2, producing the protein MSKLCCLIIIISQGATIVDLSVTITLAEEYKLPPNGLAPPETEKETPAGAQSALRKAEDVVTSMLAKGCILGKDAVKRAKSFDETHQLTSTASAKVSSIDKKIGLSEKISVGTSVVSDKVREVDQKFQVSEKTKSAFAVAEQKVGTAGSAIMKNRYVLTGTSWVTGAFNRVAQAAGDVGQKTKEKVGTAEDEQKREMVDDYAQVHLSDSPKASEQTSQHPSKPEPAQGLIL; encoded by the exons ATGAGTAAATTATGTTGTTTGATCATTATCATATCTCAGGGAGCAACCATAGTAGATCTGTCAGTCACCATAACTCTGGCAGAGGAATACAAGCTGCCCCCCAATGGCTTGGCACCCCCT GAAACTGAGAAAGAAACTCCTGCTGGTGCCCAGTCTGCTTTACGGAAGGCAGAGGACGTGGTTACTAGCATGCTTGCTAAGGGCTGTATCTTAGGAAAAGATGCTGTCAAGAGAGCAAAGTCATTTGATGAAACGCACCAGCTAACCTCAACTGCCTCTGCTAAGGTTTCTTCTATTGACAAGAAAATAGGGCTTAGTGAGAAGATTAGCGTTGGAACTTCTGTTGTGAGTGACAAAGTCAGGGAAGTTGATCAGAAGTTCCAGGTATCAGAGAAAACAAAATCAGCATTTGCAGTAGCTGAGCAGAAAGTTGGTACTGCAGGATCTGCCATAATGAAGAACAGGTATGTGTTAACTGGAACGTCATGGGTCACAGGTGCGTTCAATAGGGTAGCACAGGCAGCTGGGGATGTAGGCCAGAAGACGAAGGAGAAAGTGGGGACAGCGGAAGATGAACAGAAAAGGGAAATGGTTGATGACTATGCTCAGGTTCATCTCTCAGATTCACCTAAAGCGTCTGAGCAAACTTCACAGCATCCTTCAAAGCCTGAACCTGCTCAAGGTCTGATCCTCTGA
- the LOC119981300 gene encoding binding partner of ACD11 1-like isoform X1, protein MTVKTVKVSNVSLGATEKDLKEFFSFSGDIEYVELQSDTERSQIAYVTFKDVQGAETAVLLSGATIVDLSVTITLAEEYKLPPNGLAPPETEKETPAGAQSALRKAEDVVTSMLAKGCILGKDAVKRAKSFDETHQLTSTASAKVSSIDKKIGLSEKISVGTSVVSDKVREVDQKFQVSEKTKSAFAVAEQKVGTAGSAIMKNRYVLTGTSWVTGAFNRVAQAAGDVGQKTKEKVGTAEDEQKREMVDDYAQVHLSDSPKASEQTSQHPSKPEPAQGLIL, encoded by the exons ATGACG GTAAAAACTGTTAAAGTCAGTAATGTTTCCCTAGGAGCAACCGAGAAAGATCTTAAGgaattcttttctttctctggtGATATTGAATATGTTGAACTGCAGAG TGACACAGAgcggtctcaaattgcatatgTTACCTTCAAGGATGTACAAGGGGCAGAAACTGCGGTTCTTCTCTCG GGAGCAACCATAGTAGATCTGTCAGTCACCATAACTCTGGCAGAGGAATACAAGCTGCCCCCCAATGGCTTGGCACCCCCT GAAACTGAGAAAGAAACTCCTGCTGGTGCCCAGTCTGCTTTACGGAAGGCAGAGGACGTGGTTACTAGCATGCTTGCTAAGGGCTGTATCTTAGGAAAAGATGCTGTCAAGAGAGCAAAGTCATTTGATGAAACGCACCAGCTAACCTCAACTGCCTCTGCTAAGGTTTCTTCTATTGACAAGAAAATAGGGCTTAGTGAGAAGATTAGCGTTGGAACTTCTGTTGTGAGTGACAAAGTCAGGGAAGTTGATCAGAAGTTCCAGGTATCAGAGAAAACAAAATCAGCATTTGCAGTAGCTGAGCAGAAAGTTGGTACTGCAGGATCTGCCATAATGAAGAACAGGTATGTGTTAACTGGAACGTCATGGGTCACAGGTGCGTTCAATAGGGTAGCACAGGCAGCTGGGGATGTAGGCCAGAAGACGAAGGAGAAAGTGGGGACAGCGGAAGATGAACAGAAAAGGGAAATGGTTGATGACTATGCTCAGGTTCATCTCTCAGATTCACCTAAAGCGTCTGAGCAAACTTCACAGCATCCTTCAAAGCCTGAACCTGCTCAAGGTCTGATCCTCTGA